From the genome of Eucalyptus grandis isolate ANBG69807.140 chromosome 2, ASM1654582v1, whole genome shotgun sequence, one region includes:
- the LOC104432917 gene encoding WAT1-related protein At5g40240 isoform X2, with translation MEMEGRAGGSLPFVGMIMVVLVQASSMVVAKMAMSDGLNKYTLAFYCNALSSLVLLPCPFIISRRSGSCPPLTFSVLRKIFLLSLVGSVGQICGYAGIDYSSPVLGTAMMNLIPAFTFILAVISRMEKLNWKGSSSQAKLVGTVASILGALVITLYKGPTILRLPSLPSFVHSRHLVSLLSRQLNWVLGGFLLAAEAFFLSLWFIMQAFILKDYPVVLNIMFYLMFFATIFSGLLSFIMVREPQSWTLKLDVGLIAILYSLDWSSSDCDGILRGHVGKVQRGREDNRGQRWG, from the exons atggagatggaggggaGGGCCGGGGGTTCGCTGCCGTTCGTGGGGATGATAATGGTGGTTCTGGTTCAAGCGAGCAGCATGGTGGTGGCGAAAATGGCCATGTCCGACGGGCTCAACAAGTACACCTTGGCCTTCTACTGTAATGCCCTCTCCTCACTCGTCCTCCTTCCTTGCCCCTTCATCATCTCTCGCAG GTCAGGGTCGTGCCCTCCTCTCACTTTCTCCGTGCTTCGCAAGATCTTCTTGCTCTCTCTGGTCGG ATCCGTCGGGCAGATATGCGGGTATGCCGGGATCGATTACAGCTCCCCTGTGCTGGGCACGGCCATGATGAACCTCATCCCAGCTTTCACTTTCATTCTCGCCGTCATTTCAAG GATGGAGAAACTGAATTGGAAAGGCTCGAGCAGCCAAGCTAAGCTTGTGGGAACCGTTGCATCAATTCTTGGTGCATTGGTAATCACTCTGTACAAGGGTCCGACGATTCTCCGCTTGCCTTCGCTGCCTTCTTTTGTTCATTCCCGTCACCTTGTCTCTCTTCTCTCACGACAATTGAATTGGGTTCTGGGTGGGTTTCTCCTCGCGGCCGAagctttctttttatcattgtGGTTCATTATGCAG GCATTTATCCTCAAAGATTACCCCGTGGTGTTGAACATAATGTTCTATCTAATGTTCTTCGCAACAATTTTTTCCGGGCTATTATCCTTCATTATGGTGAGAGAGCCGCAGTCTTGGACTCTGAAACTCGATGTGGGTTTGATCGCTATTTTATACTCG CTTGATTGGAGCAGCAGTGATTGCGATGGGATTCTACGCGGTCATGTGGGGAAAGTccagagaggaagagaagataaTCGAGGACAGCGGTGGGGCTGA
- the LOC104435389 gene encoding cytochrome P450 CYP82D47: MESSFSFPTTALLCIFAFATVLYFFRSLLVRTKNDRRGVDGHKKASLPEAGGAWPLIGHLHLLGGPVPPHIILASMADKYGPIFTIKTGVHRALIVSNWQIAKQCLTVNDRAFASRPKSVSSEVMAYNYAMFGLAPYGPYWRQVRKVTMLELLSNHRLELLKHVRHSEVQASVTHLYKRCMESYTGAPKKVLVDMKRWFGDITLNVVFRIIVGKRYEDEQDEKGREALRSYFDLAGRFIVSDAFPILRRLDLDGYERMMKKTAQELDRVVQGWLNEHKSRRSANKRRGDNKDSDRDFMDVMLSIVDAAEEIPGYDADTFIKATCMALILAGSDTTSVTLTWALSLLLNHREVLKKAQHELDTQIGRERLVNESDLMNLVYIQAIIKETMRLYPAAPLGVPHESMEDCTVDGYHIPKGTRLLFNFWKIHRDQHIWPDPLEFRPERFLTTHRNFDVRGQNFELIPFGSGRRMCPGINLAMQLISLALAALLHGFDITTLADEPVDMTEAIGMTNLKATPLEVLVTPRLPEHAYR; this comes from the exons ATGGAGTCCTCTTTCTCGTTTCCAACCACAGCCCTTCTTTGCATCTTTGCCTTCGCAACCGTTCTCTACTTTTTCCGCTCGCTATTAGTTAGAACAAAAAACGACAGAAGAGGTGTCGACGGCCACAAAAAAGCCTCCTTGCCAGAAGCTGGCGGCGCATGGCCTTTGATCGGCCATCTCCATCTCTTGGGAGGCCCAGTGCCACCCCATATAATCCTAGCAAGCATGGCTGACAAGTACGGGCCGATCTTCACCATCAAGACCGGCGTTCATCGAGCATTGATAGTTAGCAATTGGCAAATAGCCAAGCAGTGCCTTACAGTGAATGATAGAGCCTTTGCGAGTCGACCAAAGTCGGTCAGCTCCGAAGTCATGGCCTACAACTATGCCATGTTTGGCCTCGCTCCCTATGGCCCTTATTGGCGCCAAGTGCGCAAGGTCACCATGCTTGAGCTCCTCTCTAATCACCGGCTGGAATTGCTCAAGCACGTCCGACACTCGGAGGTACAAGCATCGGTGACCCACTTATATAAGCGATGTATGGAAAGCTATACTGGTGCACCAAAGAAGGTGTTGGTGGACATGAAGCGATGGTTTGGTGACATTACTCTAAATGTGGTGTTTAGGATTATAGTTGGGAAACGATATGAGGATGAACAAGACGAGAAGGGTCGAGAGGCTTTGAGGAGCTACTTTGATTTGGCAGGGAGGTTCATAGTGTCCGACGCATTCCCGATTTTAAGGCGGTTGGATTTGGATGGGTACGagaggatgatgaagaagacaGCCCAAGAGCTAGACCGTGTGGTTCAAGGATGGCTGAATGAGCACAAAAGCAGAAGAAGCGCTAACAAGAGACGTGGTGACAACAAGGACAGTGACCGGGATTTCATGGATGTGATGCTCTCCATCGTAGATGCTGCCGAAGAAATTCCAGGTTACGATGCCGATACTTTCATTAAAGCAACATGCATG GCACTTATCTTAGCTGGCTCAGACACTACCTCAGTCACTCTGACGTGGGCCTTGTCTTTGTTGCTCAACCATCGTGAAGTTCTAAAGAAGGCCCAACACGAACTGGACACTCAAATCGGTAGAGAAAGGCTAGTAAATGAATCGGACCTCATGAATTTGGTCTACATCCAAGCCATCATCAAGGAAACCATGCGTTTATACCCGGCGGCCCCACTCGGTGTCCCGCATGAGTCCATGGAAGACTGCACCGTGGATGGCTACCACATCCCGAAGGGCACTCGTCTCCTCTTCAACTTTTGGAAGATCCATCGTGACCAGCACATATGGCCAGACCCTCTAGAATTCCGGCCGGAGAGATTCTTGACCACCCACAGGAATTTCGATGTTCGAGGTCAGAATTTCGAGCTGATACCATTCGGGAGTGGTCGGAGAATGTGCCCCGGAATCAATTTAGCCATGCAACTAATTtcgcttgcacttgctgctcttCTGCACGGGTTCGACATTACAACATTGGCAGATGAACCGGTTGACATGACCGAGGCAATCGGAATGACAAATCTCAAAGCCACCCCACTTGAAGTCCTTGTGACTCCACGACTTCCTGAGCACGCATACCGGTGA
- the LOC104432917 gene encoding WAT1-related protein At4g15540 isoform X1: MEMEGRAGGSLPFVGMIMVVLVQASSMVVAKMAMSDGLNKYTLAFYCNALSSLVLLPCPFIISRRSGSCPPLTFSVLRKIFLLSLVGSVGQICGYAGIDYSSPVLGTAMMNLIPAFTFILAVISRMEKLNWKGSSSQAKLVGTVASILGALVITLYKGPTILRLPSLPSFVHSRHLVSLLSRQLNWVLGGFLLAAEAFFLSLWFIMQAFILKDYPVVLNIMFYLMFFATIFSGLLSFIMVREPQSWTLKLDVGLIAILYSSLVAGVFRVTLCTWCLKKTGPVFVSMFKPLGIVFAVGLGFIFLGEKLHLGSLIGAAVIAMGFYAVMWGKSREEEKIIEDSGGADGSLASSSQKIPLLQSKSLSA, encoded by the exons atggagatggaggggaGGGCCGGGGGTTCGCTGCCGTTCGTGGGGATGATAATGGTGGTTCTGGTTCAAGCGAGCAGCATGGTGGTGGCGAAAATGGCCATGTCCGACGGGCTCAACAAGTACACCTTGGCCTTCTACTGTAATGCCCTCTCCTCACTCGTCCTCCTTCCTTGCCCCTTCATCATCTCTCGCAG GTCAGGGTCGTGCCCTCCTCTCACTTTCTCCGTGCTTCGCAAGATCTTCTTGCTCTCTCTGGTCGG ATCCGTCGGGCAGATATGCGGGTATGCCGGGATCGATTACAGCTCCCCTGTGCTGGGCACGGCCATGATGAACCTCATCCCAGCTTTCACTTTCATTCTCGCCGTCATTTCAAG GATGGAGAAACTGAATTGGAAAGGCTCGAGCAGCCAAGCTAAGCTTGTGGGAACCGTTGCATCAATTCTTGGTGCATTGGTAATCACTCTGTACAAGGGTCCGACGATTCTCCGCTTGCCTTCGCTGCCTTCTTTTGTTCATTCCCGTCACCTTGTCTCTCTTCTCTCACGACAATTGAATTGGGTTCTGGGTGGGTTTCTCCTCGCGGCCGAagctttctttttatcattgtGGTTCATTATGCAG GCATTTATCCTCAAAGATTACCCCGTGGTGTTGAACATAATGTTCTATCTAATGTTCTTCGCAACAATTTTTTCCGGGCTATTATCCTTCATTATGGTGAGAGAGCCGCAGTCTTGGACTCTGAAACTCGATGTGGGTTTGATCGCTATTTTATACTCG TCTCTGGTTGCGGGTGTCTTTAGAGTCACATTGTGCACATGGTGCCTGAAGAAAACTGGACCTGTCTTTGTTTCCATGTTCAAGCCCTTGGGAATTGTATTTGCCGTGGGATTGGGGTTCATATTTCTAGGGGAAAAGTTACACCTTGGAAG CTTGATTGGAGCAGCAGTGATTGCGATGGGATTCTACGCGGTCATGTGGGGAAAGTccagagaggaagagaagataaTCGAGGACAGCGGTGGGGCTGATGGGAGCCTGGCATCCTCCAGCCAAAAGATTCCTTTGCTCCAAAGCAAATCGTTGAGTGCGTAG